GGCCGACATCCAGAAGCCTTGATTTCCAACAGGATGTTCAAAAAGTCCGTGAGGCTTTGAGCGAAGCGAGAACAAAGCCGGGGGGCTTTTTCAACATCCTGCTACAGGTCGCGGATGATGCCCTGCAGGACCGTGACCTGCGTGATCGGGTCGCCGGTGCTCTTGAGTTCGGCGCGGAGCTGCTCTTTGAGATAGGAGGAATAGCCGACCTTCTCGACCAGCAGCTCGAGGAACCGTTCGGCCGGCAGCAGGCTGTGGGACTTGAGATCGGCCAGCGTGTCGTCGGCGACCGGAACGTAGGTGCTGCCGATGTGCAGCACCACCTTATAGTATTGGCCGTGAGCCAGCCGCTCGAACCTCAGTCCCTTCACTCGTTCCTCGCCTGTTCCGGTTCAGCCTGAAAGCGGCCCCATTGTAGTCAAAGAGGGTCAGGAAGACAAGAGAGACGGGTTTTGTCGCCATCCCTCCGCATCCCGTCCGGCGCAGGATTGCTGCGGGTGGCTGAGCCCATGCTCGGGGATACTTTCACTTTTTCCTTCCCAAACAGGCCTGGTTTAGGGTATATAAACAGGCTTCACGTATAAGTTAACGGGACTACGGAAGAATTTGTCCTGCGGAGAGCGGGCGAATATCGAATAGATTGTTGTGACAAGGAGGCGATAGACATGAAGACCCTGCTCCTGAACCCGCCCTCGTTCGAGGGCTTCGACGGGGGAGCCAGTGCCCGATACCAGGCCACGCGCGAAGTGCGCTCGTTCTGGTACCCGGTGTGGCTGGCCTACCCGGCCGGGCTCATCAAAGACAGCCGGCTCCTGGATGGACCGGCTCAGGGCGTCTCTCCGGAGGAAACGATCAAGATTTCCGGGGACTACGAGTTCGTGGTGATCTTCACCAGCACAGCCGGGTTCAAGAACGACGCAAAGCTGGCCGAGGGCATGAAGGCCAACAAGCCGACGATCAAGATCGCCATGGTCGGGCCGCATGTCACGGTGCAGACGGAGGAGAGCCTCAAGGCCTGTCGCGCGCTGGACTTCGTCTGTCGCCGGGAGTTCGATTATTCGGTGGCCGAGTTCGCCTGGGGCCACAAGCTGGAGACCATCGCCGGGATCAGCTATTGGAAGGACGGCAAGATCGTCCACAATCCGGACCGGCCGGCGATCGAGGACCTGGACGCGCTGCCCTTCGCCACGGACATCTACGCGCGGGACCTGGATTACAAGAAATACAACATCCCCTACCTGCTTCATCCTTACGTGTCCTTCTACGCCTCGCGCGGCTGCCCGGCTCTCTGTACCTTCTGCCTCTGGCCCCAGACCATGAGCGGCCATCCTTGGCGGACGCGCAGTGCGGCCAACCTGGTCGCGGAGGTCAAGGGGGTGCGCGAGAAGTTCCCCGAAGCGAAGGAAATTTTCTTCGACGACGACACCTTTCCCTGG
The DNA window shown above is from Nitrospirota bacterium and carries:
- the hpnJ gene encoding hopanoid biosynthesis associated radical SAM protein HpnJ, with the translated sequence MKTLLLNPPSFEGFDGGASARYQATREVRSFWYPVWLAYPAGLIKDSRLLDGPAQGVSPEETIKISGDYEFVVIFTSTAGFKNDAKLAEGMKANKPTIKIAMVGPHVTVQTEESLKACRALDFVCRREFDYSVAEFAWGHKLETIAGISYWKDGKIVHNPDRPAIEDLDALPFATDIYARDLDYKKYNIPYLLHPYVSFYASRGCPALCTFCLWPQTMSGHPWRTRSAANLVAEVKGVREKFPEAKEIFFDDDTFPWAKAHVLEVCEALKPLKITWSCNARVHTDLETLQAMKDAGCRLMVVGFESGDDTILKNIKKGATTEQAIAFMKDVKKVGIVVHGDFQIGLPGETPETIEKTIEFAKLLDPQTIQVSMSHPYPGTEFDSYVRKHGYLNDDEMTDELGHQLPSIQYPGLDRRYMVEMVERFYDRFYFRPKVILRFLRVMATDSHERARLLEEARDYFATRAKRHRFARAEEVSA